A stretch of DNA from Thermococcus sp. Bubb.Bath:
ACTATGAGCCTATCCTCCTCGGGTAGGAGCTCTTTCGAGAAGTCGAAGGTTGCCCCCTCCCCGATTTTGAAGCGGTTCCTCTCACAGGCCGTGTGAAATATCTCCACCTTTGCCTTCCTCGCCTTTTGGAGGGTGGCGTAGACGGTCCCGGCCAGGGATTTGCCCGCCCCCTTGAGGGAGAGCTGGGCGGAGTCGTTTTCCGTGGCGACCTCAACGGTGCCCGAAGCGTTGACGGTTCCACCTGAGGGCATTTAAAGAAGCAGGACGTTCTTGTAGGGTTCGCTCAGTATCCTTACCGCCGGAAACTCCACGAGCCCGCTGTCGTCTCTCTTCACTGTGACAATGAAAGGACCTTTGGGAAGCGCTATCGTCGGCCCCTCCCCGCTTTCAGTTCTCCTGAACGTGTGGGAAGTGTAGTAGTGCCTGTTCTTTCCGCTGCTTCTCCATTCTCCAGTGCAGGTGTAGGTTCCGACCTCATAACGGACGGGCTGTGGCAGGGTCACGGTCTCCCCTATGCTTGCATCCCTCATGAAGGAAGAAACCTTGCTCCTAGCGCTTTTAACCCTCAGCAGGAGAACGACTGGAACTGCAAAGAATATTCCCATGAACGCCAGAAATATCAACTGAAAGCTTGACCCGGCCATTTCCGTCAGCGGGAAGGCAAACATGAAGAAGACAACGGCAATGGCTATGAAAACGACCGCTCCCCCAATCACAGTTCTGGGAGGCTTGTACTCTAGAACCTTCATCCCAACCACCTCATGGCCGGTATCTGCTTTCCACCTGCGCCAGGCGGATCTTTGAGGTTATTCCCCTCGGCACGAAGTCCCGCGAAATCACCCTCCCAGTGCGGGTGTCGAATTTGGCGAAGTACGTCCCCTTTCCGCCGCAGCCCTTCACTCCTGCGACTCCTTCCTCAAGGTTGTGGAGAACCCATTCCACCTCGGTCCCATCCCCGTATTCATCCTCCACGAGATCCTTGAAGAGCTTGGTCAGAAAGCTCTCCAGGTACTGGTGTTCAAAGGCCAGAATCTCGCAGGTGGTTCTGTGAATGATCATCCTTCCGAACCTCTTCACCCCGCTGAACTCGACCTCCCAGTTATCGTGGAGGGAGAGGCTCTCAACAACCGGCCCTTCGTCGATCTCAGAGACCTTCTTGAGGGCTATTTCCTCAACGGTTTTCTTCTTCAAAAAGCGGTCGGTCTCTTCAATTCTGCCGTCCGAAATGACCTTAAGCTTAACTATGTGCTTTTCTCCCCCCAGGGTGAGGTGGAAAGCCCCCTCGCTCTCCTCTTCCAGCATGAGCTTGAAGCCCTTGTACCTGCTGAGGGCGATCTGCACCGCCGCCTCCCTGGAAATCTGGAGCTCTTTTTCCCTCACTTCTCCAGTCTTGCCGTTGTACTCTGCTCTTACCATCACGCCTTTGCCTTCGAACACCGCCCGGACGTTTCTGTGCCAGAGCACTCCATCCACCTTCAAGGAGAAGTCCCCAGGTTTGAACGGAAGGTTCTCCTCCTTCAAAATTCTCCCCAGTATCTGGGACGGATGGATTAACTTCTTCATACTACTGCTTTCGCCCGTCTCTGGATCAATCCCTAAAACCACCAATGCCTTCTCAGTTAGCACATCAGCGATAACCGAGTCTCCCTGCTTCTCCACGCTGACTACCTCACCATCGGGGTAGCGCTCCAAAATTATGAAAAGTATCGCACTCTCGTTGAGGGCCTTCCTAAAGAGGCCTATCTCTCCGCTGTATCGGTTTATCTCTCCCTCAATAACGTACCTCTCGGTCCTTCCCCTTACCAGAAGAACCTTGCCCTTGCCGACTTTGCCGGTCAAAGTTGGCTCCTCGCCGGTTTCTCTCCTTACGACCTCAGAGAACTTTTCAACGAGTTCATCCTCTTTTAGGGGACTTGCCCTGGCCTGAGTCCTTCCGTTTTCAAGGTTGAACTTTACGGTCGCTTTATTTTCCCCAATTGAGAGCTCGAGGACCGCTTCCGTCGGAATGTAAGCTTTTCTGCCCTCAACGGTCTTTAAGTCCAGGATTCCGCCTTTGGTGGCTTCCCTCACGAGCATCTCTTTTGGGTTCTCGATTCCCTCGAACAGTAGCTCTGAGGCTTGAACCGTCGCCACGTCCTCGAGGAGAACGCGCATAGCTACCCCCTTCAGCTTTCCCGAGTCGGTGTCGAGAACCACCCCTTCTTTCCGAATGAGGGCCCTCTTTGTGCCCTCCCCGGAAACCCACGTGAAAACGTGGACTTCCCTGAGTTCCAGCTTCAGCTTTTCAGGGCGTATTGATTCAGGACTAACCCCATACCTGTAGGAGAGCAGTTTTTTGGATTCTTCAATAAGTCTTGCCGGATAAACTGGATTCAGGAGAGGACCGTCAAGGATGAACTCCCTGAGAAAGCCCGTCTCGTCTTCCAGGGGTAGGAACTTCTCAAGGATTGTCTTTGGGGGCTTTATCTCGTGTAGGGTGAAAGCATCAGCTAGCCATTCCGGTGTTAGAACTCTCGCTCCCTCAACATCCCCCTCAAGCCTATCAAACGGTATGAGGACTACGCCATCTCCGTAATCAGCAAGGAGCTTTTGGAGTTTTTCTCCTTCAATGATCCCTCTCACGACGGCTATGGTCATTGTCTCCTTCTGGGTGAAGATGTTCTCCCTCTCGCCGATGACAACGGCAACCCTGGCTTTCCCAACCTTCTTGTACTCCCTCCCGACCTCTTGAAATCCGGCTTTTCTCAGGAGCTCGGACAGCCCCTCGACTATGAACTCCTCTGGTGCGATCTTAAGAACCGACGCGTCCCACTTCATTGCAATTCCCCCATAATCTATAGCGGAGCCGAGGAATAAATATCTTTCCACGCCTGGAGGTATCAAATTGGGACGAAACCTTTTCAATAAACACTGCAACGGGACAAAACTTCGAGAATAACGTGCAAATGTTATGAGTACACCAAAAGACACGCTCATTTAGGCATCTGGATTCACATTCAGGAAAAGATTAAAGTGAAGAGAACGTCCTCTCCTTTCCGAGTTAGATGTTCTCCCTCCTGTCTATGATATGCTCAAGCTCCGGGCCGGTCTTTATCAGGCCAACTGGAACGCCAACGCGCTCTTCTATCTCCTCAACAAAACCCTTCGCCTTCTCCGGCAACCTGTCGTACTCAGTTACTCCAAAGGCCTCCCTATCGTATTTGTCCAGCATCGTCAGGGCGAGCATTGTTGCACCGTTAATCCTGGCCGAGTAGCGGGCGAACTCGAAGTCAAACCAGCCGACTCTCCGTCTCCTTCCAGTGACGGTTCCGTACTCGACGACTCCGAGCTTTTCGGCCTCTCCCTGGCTCATCTCTGTTGGGAATGGGCCGGCCCCCACCCTCGTCGGGAAGCTCTTGAAGACAACGATGACGTCATCAACCCTCGTCGGCCCGATGCCAACGTCGCTCGCTATGGCAGAGGCGGTGATATCCTTGGAAGTCACATAGGGGTAGGTTCCGTAGTAGAGGCTCAATCCAAAGCCCTGAGTCCCCTCAACGAGAACGAGCTTGCCCTCGTCGATTGCGTCGTTCACCTCGGCGGCGACGTCCGTTAGATAGGGTTCGAGCTCCTTCACGTCTCTCGCGAGCTTCGCCTTCCTCATGACCCTGTCAGCGTTTGCAGGCCCGCAGCCACTCCCAGTAGTTCCAATCTCCTTGTGAAGGTGGCCGTTGCTCCTGTCGAACTTCTTGTGTTTTTCCTCGACTATCGCACAGCGGTAATCTATCCCGACCCTCCCGGCAACGTTGAAATCCTTAAGGTGTTCGAGCTCGTGAAAGAAAACGTCCGGATCGACGAGAACGCCCGCGCCAACGAGAAGTCTTGCTTTGGTCTGCATGAAGCCAGTCGGGAGCTGTCTTACCGCGTACTTCTTCCCGTTTATGAAAACGCTGTGTCCTGCGTTCGTCCCGACGCCACCGCGCGCTATCATGTCAGGTTTGTCCTTGAGGGTAAGGTAAGCTATGATAGAACCCTTGCCCTCGTCCCCCCATTGACCACCAACGACGATGTAGCTCGGCATGGCTCTTACCCATATTTAAGTCAAGAAGGGGTTTATAATGCTTTCTATTTAACACCTATATGTTAAACATGGCTCGAAACCATTAAATTGTTATGGTGGGAATTTTACACTGTGGTGCATATGGTCTGTTTGGAGATAATCCCGGTTGAAAAACTGTTGTTGTTAGGACTGAAGACGGCAAAGAGCTGGGGAACTGAACCTCGACGATCTAGCCGAGATTGTAGAGTTCAGGTACGCCATACCCTGGAACGTCACAACGGACTCGCTTGAGAAGGTGGCACTTGTTCTTGAAGACCTTGTGTACATAGCTCAGAGCCGGGGGAACTTCTGGAAAAAGAAGTCCTCAGTGACATGCTGAAGAAAAGAAAATATTAAAAGATACCGTGGGCTCATGGATAATGGGTATTCATCATGATTAAGAACAAGTTGGTCGTTGTTACCGGAGGAGCTGGTTTTATAGGCTCCCACATAGCCTGGGAGTTGGTTAAGGATAACGATGTGATAATTATCGACAACCTCCACACCGGAAAGGAGGAGAACGTCCCTCCGGGAGCAAAGCTCGTCAGGGCAGACGTGAGGGAATACACTGCCATAGCAGAGCTGATAAGCCAGGCGGACTACGTCTTCCACGAGGCGGCCCAGGTGAGCGTCGTCGAAAGCGTCAGAGACCCGGTTTTCACGGAGGAAGTCAACGTCCTCGGGACGCTCAACATCCTGAAGGCCCTTCTTGAAGGGCATGGGAAGCTGATATTCGCCTCCTCAGCCGCCGTCTACGGTGACAACCCCAACCTGCCCCTAAAGGAGACAGAGAGGCCGAGGCCGCTCTCTCCTTATGGGGTCACGAAGTGGGCAGCGGAAGAGCACCTCAGGGTTTTCCACGAGCTCTACGGCCTTCCAGTTGTTGCACTCCGCTACTTCAACGTCTTCGGGCCGAGGCAGAGTGCCAACCAGTACGCTGGAGTGATAAGCATCTTCATAAACCGCGCGCTGAGGGGAGAACCTCTCGTCATCTTCGGCGACGGGAAGCAGACGAGGGACTTCATCTACGTCAAGGACGTTGTTAAGGCGAACATCCTGGTAGCAGAGAGCAGAAAAGCCAACGGAAGGGTCTTCAACGTTGCCACTGGAAAGCAGACGAGCGTTCTGGAGCTCGCAACGAAGATAATCGAGATAACAGGCTCCAATGGTTCTATAGTATTTGACAAACCGAGGCCGGGTGACATAAGACATAGCCTGGCTGACATCAGCGAGATTAGAAAGCTCGGCTTTGAGCCGGAGTGGAGCCTTGAGGAAGGGCTGAAGAAGACGGTGGAGTGGTATGCTGAAGATATTCAGGGGGATGGATGAGGTTTTGATATCGATCCTGCATTATTCCTCCGCTATGCCCCTCAGCCCGGCTGAACCGGGCAGTGCTGTTTAAGATGTCTGGAGAGGAGAACGCGTGAGGTTCTTCTTTGTTCGTGCCGCCAATCATACGGGGCTAAGAAGTCTCCTTGGCTGATGAAGAGCCCACAGAGAGCGGTGCAGTCGGAGGCTGGGGACGGAAGACAAGCTTGTAATACCAGTAACCTACTGAAACAGAAGGTTCGGATCAACATAGTTTCTGACGACAATGAGGTAGTACTTACTGGGAACGTTGTTGTAGTCGCTCCACTGGCCCAGACCAATTCTTCCGTCTCCGTTTACGGTGATAGAATACCGGGACTTTTCAGTGTATGTGGAAACATTCCCAAAATTCCCATCTGGAGTCTTCTGGTAGAAAGTCAGCTGGCCATTGTAGAGTGTGACCGTAAAGGTTGTTCCCGCTCCTTTCAGTTATGGTTATGGGAGTGCAGAACTTCATGGTGTTGGCCGTTCCCTCTCCGAGCTCTCTGCTCATAACCAAGGATGTTTCCGGAAGTGAGCGTTGTCTGATAGTTTGGTGTTATAACTACAACGAGAGCCGTAACAACGTCAGATCTGCTGGCTCCTGTTTGAGAAACAAGTGAATAGTCCAAAATGCTCCCGGCTGTTAGATTAGACGTTAGAACGATAGAATAGCTGTACGCGAGAACATTGTTATTAGAGTCCCTAAGAGAAAACTAGATATGAGTGCCCGCGGGGGATCCTCCGAAAAAACCAGCTGTCCTCAGGGTAGGTTGGTATAAAACCAAATCGAACCCTGGAGAACAGGGGAGACTAGCCTCTGTAATCCTTCCCCAATCTCCTGCACGTCCATGTTTATACTGGGTAGGGCCAACCCAAAGCTCACCAGAATTAGAAGAATTGCCTGTGAGAGAACCAGCAACCTTCTCTGATTTAACGCTCTCATCGCTCATTGTATGCTCGTTCATCCTTAAAAGGTTGCCGCGAACCTCAAAGCTTATTAGTCTTTAAGTTAGGGATATAACCGGTGATTATTACGGTGGCGATACCCCACCCAATAGATCCGAGGATTATCAAGAGGATACGCAGGGAGCTCGATATTACACAGGAGGAGCTGGCAGAAAAAGCGGGGGTCACACAGGCGTACATAGCTAAGCTCGAAAACGGTAAGGTGGATCCAAGGCTCTCAACCTTCAACAGGATACTTACGGCTTTACTTGAGTGCAGGAAAGCCGTCCCCAAAGCTGCGGATGTCATGTCGTCTCCAGTCATATCTGTAAAGCCCTATGAGAAGGTTGAGGACGTTATCCGGCTGATGAACACGCACAACATTTCCCAGATTCCGGTGATAAGCGGGAACAAGGTCGTCGGCTCGGTCACGGAGCGCTCTTTGGTTAGAAAGAGCCTTGAGTATGAGGACATCTACGAGCGGAAGGTCATGGAGGTCATGGACGAACCGTTTCCGATAGTCAACGAGGAAGAAGACCTCGAAGTGGTCAAATATCTCCTTGAGGACCATCCGGCTGTTCTCGTTCAGGATAAGAACGGGGTTTTGAGGGGGATAATAACCCGCGTCGACCTTTTCAAGAGGAAGCAGGGTGAGTAGGGGAAACCCTTTAAAGCTGCCCTCCTACTTAGCCCGGTGATGTGAATGGTGGAGGCCAAGGGAAATGAGGAACTTGAAAAGCTGGCTTACGAGTATCAGCTCCTGCAGGCGCAGGCTCAGCTTCTGGCCCAGAACCTGGAGTTGCTGACCGTCGGAAAGAACGAGTTCGAGGCGGCGAAGGCCACTGTGGAGGCACTCAAAAAAGAGGGGAGGCAGAGCGAGATTCTTGTCCCCATTGGTGCGGGATCATTCCTCAAGGGTGCCCTCACAGATACTGAGCGGGCCATCGTGAGCGTTGGGGCTGGATACGCTGTGGAAAAGAATCTGGGTGATGCCGTGGAGTACTTTGAGGCAAGAATAAATGAGTACAGCGAGGCTATAACCAAGACCCGGGCGGCTCTTGGAGAACTGGAGAATAAACTTCAGGAACTGGCCAGAAAGGCTCAAGAGCTGAGCAAGTGACCATGTTTTTTTCGATTACTCTTCCTTAGTTTGATTTAAACTGGTCATTTCCACCTTCTTTTGGAGTGGTGTTCCTCTTCGTTCCTTTCCTCTGGATGCATATTTTGTAGAATTCATAAGTACAAACTGGGTCTGTTGGAGTATCTTCAATCCTTGAATGCATTTATGTATGCATTTATGTAGGTACTTGATGAATTATCAGCTATTGAGGTGATACATTGGAAATTTTTAATAGAAAAACTTAAATATGGCGCTATTGAGCAATTAGCGTTGTTAAGACAGGTTAAAATGAGGATGGGGGCAACGAGGGGGACCTTACTGGGAGTTCCCCCTTCCGTAGCCCCTCTTTGGCGAAAATCAGAGTTTGAATAAAGCCCCTTGAACAATGAAGTTCAAATGGTAATGCAGATAGAATAAGCTGGTGGCTGGGAATAAGATAGATGGAATCGAGAAAGTTTCTATCTTTTCATTCCATGTTTTTAATCACGCTGTTTTTCACAGCTGGACTTTTCCAAGATATACCCCTTCCGGCAAGAATAAATTCAGTTCCTCTACTCCTCTTAGGAATGGCACCATTTTTATTCCCTGCCGCACATCAAATCCCTCTATGTACGGGTTTATTGTTGGGAGGATAAGGAATTTTCCAGCCCTCACGAATACCTTGATCCTCTTTCCAGGGCTTCCTACGGTGTACGCGGGATGAATGTGCCCCAGATATCCCTCCCCGAACTCTACTGTGGGAAGGTTTGTGTGGCCGTGAAGGTATAGGGCACCATCGAGGATCAGATAATCGAGAACGCTGATGTTTGGGAATGGGGATGCCGCTTCCTCTATCCTACCGTCGTGGTTGCCCTTGGTGATTACAACGTTAATCCCCTTGAGGCTGGAGAAGAACTCCATTAATATCGTCTTCACGGCAAAACTGAGCCCGATTGGCTCCTTAATGTCCCCTAGAATGATGAGAAGGTCTGGGTCTTTTTCCTGGATGAACGATGCAAGTTTCTCCTCAAAATGTGTGCGGAGCCTGAGTCCGCGCGAGAATTCAAAACCTACATGAGGATCGGAGATAACGAGCGTCTTGCCGAGGGAAGTGTGAAAAATGAGGGACAGGCGCTCGAACTCGCGCCGTATCCACTCTGACTCCATGTATTGCCCACCGGGGTGCTATTAGATGAGACCGCGCTCCTTTCTGCGCTGCCTCTTGAGCCTGCGGACCCTCTTCTTTATCCACTTCCACCTCATCCTGCCCTTCTTCTTCCACTTCCTCGGTCTCCTCTTCATGAGCGTCACCTCCACTTTCCAGCCACACTTTCCCAGCGCCTTTTTAAGCTTTTTCCTTCTAGGCTTTTGGGATATTTCCCAGAATGCAAAAACCCTCCCCCCGTTGCGCGGGAGCCAGAAACTGCCGTGAGATGGCTCTAAAAACTTATTTTACATCACTGGTTTTAATGCTTCCTTCTTTGATATACTCCTTTTTAAACAGATAAAACGTTAAATGCGTTATCTTGGCTAGTTCATTGTTATAATATGGCGTATTTTCCCGGTAGGTATACCTAAACAGGACTTTAAAATTCTGAAAAATTTTAGCTCTCAAAACGGCAATGCTTATTTACCTTTTGTGACAGAATGAGATACAGGTGAGCAATGTGGTTAAAGTTGCGTTCGGGCAGATGAACCCGGTGTTGCTCAGTCCTGGGGATAATCTCTCAAAGGCGGAGGCTCTTGTAGAAAGGGCCGCCTCAGAAGGGGCCAAGCTCATCGTTCTCCCTGAACTCTTTGATACGGGATATAATTTTGAAAGCAAAGAGGAGGTCGAGAGCGTCGCCCAGCCGATTCCCGACGGAAAGATCACCCGGTTTCTCATACGTACTGCCAGGAAACATGGGATTTTCATAGTGGCAGGAACCGCCGAGAGAGACAGCCTGGGCAGGCTATACAACTCTGCCGTCGTCGTTGGGCCCATGGGTTACATTGGAAAATACCGCAAAATCCACCTCTTTGCCCGTGAGAAGGAGTTCTTCGAGCCGGGCAACCTCGGATTTCAGGTTTTCAACATTGGCTTCGCGAGGATAGGGGTTATGATATGCTTCGACTGGTTCTTCCCCGAGGGCGCGAGAACCCTGGCACTCAAGGGGGCGGAGATCATAGCCCACCCCGCCAACCTCGTCATGCCCTACGCCCCAAGGGCGATGCCGATAAGGGCCCTGGAAAACAGAGTCTACACGATAACAGCGGACCGTGTTGGGGTTGAGAGAGGGCTCCGCTTTATTGGAAGGAGCCAGATAAACTCCCCCCTCGCGGAAACTCTTGTTGAGGGGAGTGAAGATGGAGAGGAAGTTGGAATAGCTGAGATAGACATCTCCCTTGCACGGAGCAAACAGCTCAACGACTACAACGACATCTTCCGGGACAGGAAGCCCCAGTACTACGCCCGCTAGCGCCTTGGATGCCCGAAGTAGATAACGTCGCTGACTCCAACGACGCCGTGCTCCCTTCTCGTTATCACCCTCGCCTCCTCGAAGAGTATCTTCCCCATTCCAGCCAGTCCAGCTAGGTCCCAGTACCTAGTGTCAACTTCCCCCATCTTCTCCCAACCTGGTAGTTTGTAGTACCCCCTCCGGATAGTGCCTCTGAGGGGGTTGTATCCCTCGTCAAGAGATACTATGGTGCAGTCATCTCCCTTTGCTTCTGGCACTATCTCCCGGTAGTTCCTCCCATAGAAGAATGCCCCAAAGCGGTCTGTTTCCTCAAGCATGAAGACGCCGGTAGGGATGAGGACTTCCGCAACGTTCCTGAAGAGGTCCGCCGCCTGGTAGGGGTCGAAGTGCGGCATAGTGTTTCCCCAGAGCAGGACGACATCAAACTCGCCGAGTTTTTTGAGATCGTCAAGGCAGTCCATTACGGCACCGTAGACTTCTCTCTCGTCCTCAAGCCAGGAATCAACTTTTAAGAGGTCGTCTTTTCTCTTGTCCACGATGGTCAGGGAGCCCTCAACGTTCCACTCGCGGAGGGTTTCAAGCAGAGCCGCGCCAGCTATCCCAGTTCCTGCGCAGAGGTCTAGAATCTTAAGCTTTCTCCCCTCGGGGAGAAGGGCCTCCTTTATCGCCCAGTTAAAGAAAGCCCTGAGGGAAAGGTACCTCCTCTGAGCCACTTCATTTTCAGGATCCATATTTCTCCTCCAGAGGTGAGAGTAAAGCTCATCCAGCGACATGTTCTTCCCCCGGAGAAAGGGAGGAACACAAATTTAAGAAGTTAGTGCTCATTGGGGGAGCTTTAGTGCCATAATAAAGGCAATACCCAGGGGCACAGTTGTGCTAATAAAATTAAGCTGGAAGCTTATTCCTGAGAGGTAGCCACCTATGAGCGGTCCAACTACCCAGCCAAGGCTCATCATCGCGTTGAGAAGCCCCATACCCTGAGCTCTCTCCGAGACACTAACTTTCTCCGCCACGTAGGCGGAGGTTGAGTTTATTGTCATCACCCACTTAAGGCCGGAGAGGAATGCAACGCCGAAGAGCAGCCAGATGTTCCTCACTATGCCGTAGAGGAGGAACGCTACAATGTATCCGGCTATGGCTATTAAGTAGAAGCGTCTCGCTCCGTGCCTGTCGATGAGCTTCCCAATGAAGTAGCCCGTCAAAGCGGCAGCGAGGCTCTCTATTCCGAATATCACTCCAACGCTCCATCCCCCAAACGTCTGGCTTAGATATACGGAAACAACCGAGTAGAACTGTCCGCTGGCCACCATAACGAGGAAGACGGTTAGATAAAACAGCCCCAAGTCCCTTCTCCTGAGGAGCGTCATGAACGCTGAGCCCTTAACCGTCGTCCTCCAGCCTTCCCTTCCCTCCTGTACGAGTATCATGCCGCGCAGGGAGCGCCTGCCGAGGGGCCTCTCGCGGATGAAGAGGGATAAACCAACAGAGAAGAAGAGGATTCCACCGGATATAACGAAGAGCTTTTTGACGCCGACGTATCCAACTATTGCCGAGCCAAGGAAGTTACCGAGCATGTAGCCGGCGTTCTCAACCGAGTTAAAGAGGCCGAATATGGAGCCTGTTTTGGTTGATAACTCAGATATGAGTGCAGAATGGGCTGGGGTCAGTGCCGAGCCGAAGACCCCCTGGAGGGTTCTAAGAATGAGAACCTGGCTAGGTGTGGCAGCGAGGGCCATTGTGGCGTAGAACAGCCCGAATGAAGATAATCCAAAGGCTATGAAACCCTTTCTATTTCTGCTCGTGTCTGAGAGCCAGCCGAAAGGATACTGAAATATCGTGGAGGTCAGGTTAAATACGACGCTCAGAAGGCCGACGGTGAACATACTTGCTCCAAGGAGCCGCATGTAGACGCTTAAGTAGGGAAAGGCCATGCCGAAGGCCATGTTGGCAAAGAACATCGCAACTAAGAAGACGAGCGTGTTCCTCCGCTTAACCCTAAGCTTTTTTAGTTTGAGCGTCCTCTCGCGCTTTCCCTGTGTTACCACTCGATCTCTCTTCCCCAGGGGCATGTTGGGGGGCTATATTAAGGGATTTATAAAATTTCTGTCGAAATGGTGAGAAAAGGATTGAAAAGGTTATTGGTATATTTTCCTCAGGGCGTCCTCCGCCGCTTTTATGGTTGCGGGGGCAGTTGGTGCAGGCGTTAGGAGCGGATGCGTGCCTATTTGGAGGTTGATATACTTGGCGGCGGTGTAATCGCTCTCTATGGCAAATCCGATGAGGTTTATCATCTCACCGACGGTGTCTCCTCCAGCCAACTGACCACCCAGGAAAAAGCCTCCCTGCTTCGTGAAGATCAACTTCGCCGAGACCTCGCTTGTCTCAGGAAGTGATGCCGGATGCTTGTCCGGCACGTCGCTCCTGCCCACCACATATTCAAACCCTTCCGCCCTTGCACTCCTTTCGATAAGCCCTGCAGCTCCGAGGGAAAGGTTCCCTACCTTGGTGGCGAATATGCCGAGGGTTCCTTTAAACTGCTTGAAGGCTCTTATTTTGTATAGGTTCGCCCCCGCTATTCTAGCCTCGGCAGTGGCCACCGATGCTAGGAGGGTGAGTTTGGGCTTCCGCGTGAAGAAGTCGCGCTTCTCGGCGCAGTCGCCGACCGCAAAAACGTCCGGATGGGAGGTTCTCATATACTCGTCTACTTCGATCCCGTATCTGCTGACCTTCAGTCCCATCCTCTCGGCGAGCTCCGTGTTGGGCCTAACCCCCGCGGCCACTATCACGAGGTCAGCGTTCAGATTTTTGCCGTTGGAGAGGCGGACCCCTTCCACGGATTTTCCGCCGGTTATCCCCTTCACCTGGCTGTTCGTGTAGACGTCAACGCCCACCCTCCTGAGTTCGGCTTCGGCCATCTCGCAAAACTCGTCGTCGAAGGAAGCATAGAGCACGTTAGGGAGCATCTCTACTATCGAAACGTTTTTACCCAGCTTTCTGAGTTCATCGGCGAACTCCACGCCTATGAAGCCACCACCGATTATCACGATATCTTGACTCTCCTTGATTCGCTCCCTCATCGTTGACAGATACCTAAAATCTTTCTTTACTTGAAACACGTTCTCTTTGTCAGCCCCTTTTATCGGCGGTACCACTGGTCTGGAACCCGTGGCCAGGATGAGCTTTTCAAAGGCAAGTTCCTCGCCACCCCGGGTTTTTGCAATCTTCGGCCCCAGGTCAACTGAGGTTATCTCATCAATCACCAAATTTATCCCGCTCTTTTTGAGAATGTCATTGGAAATAACGTCCTTTTC
This window harbors:
- a CDS encoding FAD-dependent oxidoreductase, with translation MIKTNVLIIGGGAAGIVAALTAKSNYPDKDVTIVRKEEKTLVPCGIPYIFGTLESVEKDVISNDILKKSGINLVIDEITSVDLGPKIAKTRGGEELAFEKLILATGSRPVVPPIKGADKENVFQVKKDFRYLSTMRERIKESQDIVIIGGGFIGVEFADELRKLGKNVSIVEMLPNVLYASFDDEFCEMAEAELRRVGVDVYTNSQVKGITGGKSVEGVRLSNGKNLNADLVIVAAGVRPNTELAERMGLKVSRYGIEVDEYMRTSHPDVFAVGDCAEKRDFFTRKPKLTLLASVATAEARIAGANLYKIRAFKQFKGTLGIFATKVGNLSLGAAGLIERSARAEGFEYVVGRSDVPDKHPASLPETSEVSAKLIFTKQGGFFLGGQLAGGDTVGEMINLIGFAIESDYTAAKYINLQIGTHPLLTPAPTAPATIKAAEDALRKIYQ